The following coding sequences lie in one Rhodohalobacter barkolensis genomic window:
- a CDS encoding heme exporter protein CcmB: MLKSSLTILKKEITQELRTKYAINTLLAFTGAALLLILFTLSAQQLDPTPKSGLVWIVILFAAMTGMMRSFVHETEKKTWELLRLNSRATEVYTGKLVYNFLFLLILHIFTFFFYIVMMNMKIVSLPYFLFSILFGAAGLSSVTTLVSAMIAKADRKGAVFSVLCIPLLVPLLLILTRTTTIALVNGPDGSELNDLAALIGYCGTTIAAGVLLFDYIWDE; encoded by the coding sequence ATGCTGAAATCATCGCTCACAATTCTTAAGAAAGAGATTACCCAAGAACTTCGCACAAAATATGCGATCAATACACTCCTGGCATTTACAGGAGCCGCTCTGCTCCTGATACTGTTTACATTAAGTGCACAGCAGCTCGACCCCACTCCAAAAAGCGGTTTGGTATGGATTGTGATCCTTTTTGCTGCAATGACCGGAATGATGCGATCTTTTGTGCATGAAACCGAAAAGAAAACCTGGGAGCTTCTACGTTTAAATTCTCGTGCTACTGAAGTCTATACCGGTAAACTGGTTTATAATTTTCTGTTCCTATTAATACTCCACATCTTTACATTTTTCTTCTATATCGTAATGATGAACATGAAAATTGTGAGTTTACCCTATTTTCTGTTCTCAATTCTGTTCGGAGCAGCCGGTCTCTCGTCTGTTACCACTTTGGTTTCTGCGATGATTGCCAAAGCAGATCGAAAGGGAGCCGTTTTTTCTGTTCTTTGTATCCCGCTTTTGGTTCCATTACTCCTTATTTTAACTCGAACAACCACCATCGCGCTGGTTAACGGTCCTGATGGATCCGAATTAAACGATCTCGCCGCACTCATTGGGTATTGTGGTACAACGATCGCAGCCGGAGTACTTCTCTTTGATTATATCTGGGATGAATAG
- a CDS encoding ATP-binding protein — protein sequence MSFIENNISFGDRRLVGQQDAREKAERILKSDRLNHAYLITGPTGVGKKAFALAMAEAINGIDNLTNLRGTAESKKSSWFAHPDIHLFIPFPSKGENEIQPRIEMLAQDPYEIVDFAVRPALNSDNMSKNRRAFYPIDYYRSDIQPLMKYNPNEGRRTVVVITEIDTMRKEAANAFLKFLEEPSSRLVFILTATKTDQLLPTVISRCQQIRLNPLSENDIRDGLVQFDHKSEEDASFLARMADGNYSLSRFFDVKTLKQTRTEIIDFLRYSYTQDVPALLKIVNEWNSKLNTENQIAVCNSLEQFLRDILVYREQKSTQLVTNVDQIEVIKKFTATMKDARIIEMIEHLQSLKQLLYQNVQLKYIYTALSMRFTALMRGVDPLINEDEAWKHLPALTEG from the coding sequence ATGAGTTTTATTGAAAATAACATATCGTTTGGAGATCGCCGTTTAGTTGGACAACAGGATGCCCGTGAGAAGGCTGAACGAATTTTGAAAAGTGATCGGCTTAATCACGCCTATCTCATCACCGGTCCAACCGGAGTCGGAAAAAAGGCATTTGCTTTGGCTATGGCAGAAGCCATCAACGGAATTGATAATCTCACTAATCTAAGGGGAACTGCAGAATCAAAAAAATCCAGCTGGTTTGCTCACCCGGACATTCATCTGTTTATTCCATTTCCATCCAAAGGCGAAAACGAAATACAGCCCAGAATTGAAATGCTGGCTCAAGATCCCTACGAAATCGTTGATTTTGCCGTTCGGCCGGCCCTGAACAGTGATAATATGTCTAAGAACAGACGCGCATTTTATCCCATCGATTACTACCGGTCAGACATTCAGCCGCTGATGAAGTACAATCCCAATGAGGGACGACGAACCGTAGTTGTGATTACAGAAATCGATACGATGCGTAAAGAGGCTGCCAATGCATTTTTAAAATTTCTGGAAGAGCCATCATCAAGGCTGGTTTTTATTCTCACAGCTACCAAAACCGATCAACTGCTGCCAACCGTTATCTCACGATGCCAGCAAATACGGTTAAATCCGCTCAGTGAAAATGATATTCGAGATGGATTGGTACAGTTTGATCATAAATCTGAGGAAGATGCGTCTTTCCTGGCCAGGATGGCAGATGGGAACTACTCCCTCTCCCGTTTCTTTGATGTTAAGACCTTAAAGCAGACCCGTACAGAAATTATCGACTTTCTAAGATATTCTTACACCCAGGATGTACCGGCACTTCTTAAAATTGTCAATGAGTGGAACAGCAAACTCAATACTGAAAATCAAATTGCCGTATGTAACTCTCTGGAGCAATTTCTGAGAGACATTCTTGTGTACAGGGAACAGAAGAGCACACAGTTAGTCACCAACGTGGATCAAATTGAAGTGATCAAGAAATTTACGGCAACAATGAAGGATGCCCGTATTATTGAGATGATTGAACATCTTCAGAGTTTGAAACAGCTGCTGTACCAGAATGTGCAGCTTAAATATATTTATACAGCACTCTCCATGAGATTTACGGCCTTGATGCGTGGAGTAGATCCCTTGATTAATGAAGATGAGGCATGGAAACATTTACCTGCACTTACTGAAGGATAA
- a CDS encoding sigma-54-dependent transcriptional regulator gives MSKKPRILITDDEKSIRNILRDILEYESYDVEEAESGDEALKKVSGGRIDLVILDIKMKGIDGLETLEKIKDTEPELPVIMISGHGTIKIAVDATKKGAYDFLEKPPDLNRLLVTVRNALKSSELIRENKQIKSELLGVSEIIGESAPIKKIKDTISKIAATSSRVLITGENGTGKELVARSIHSQSRRASKPFVDVNCAAIPSELLESELFGHEKGAFTGAIKQRIGKFEQANGGTLFLDEIGDMSPDAQAKVLRALQENRVTRVGGSESIEVDVRVISATNKDLRSEIEQGGFREDLYHRLSVIPIHIPPLRERREDIPLLAKTFLARLGEEEIVFSGKSFTDDAIEVLKEQTWSGNIRELQNVIERLAILSPEDEITGDDVRRLVVGNQSSKKAVSELINDLEKFQDFKEEAEKLFLVKKLEKYGWNVSATAEAIDIRRSHIYNKMKKYDIER, from the coding sequence ATGAGTAAAAAGCCGCGGATTTTAATTACAGATGATGAAAAGAGTATCAGGAATATTCTGAGGGATATACTTGAATATGAATCATATGACGTAGAAGAGGCGGAAAGTGGTGATGAGGCTCTTAAAAAGGTTTCCGGTGGAAGGATAGATCTTGTTATCCTGGATATCAAAATGAAAGGAATAGACGGACTGGAGACTCTGGAGAAGATTAAAGATACAGAGCCCGAACTCCCGGTTATTATGATTTCCGGACACGGCACCATTAAAATTGCAGTCGACGCTACAAAAAAAGGCGCCTACGATTTCCTGGAAAAACCACCGGATCTGAACAGGTTACTGGTTACTGTGCGGAACGCTTTAAAAAGCAGTGAGCTCATTCGTGAAAACAAGCAGATTAAGTCTGAACTGCTCGGGGTTTCCGAAATTATTGGTGAAAGTGCCCCGATCAAAAAAATTAAGGATACCATATCAAAAATTGCTGCCACGTCCAGCCGCGTACTCATTACTGGAGAAAATGGTACGGGAAAGGAACTGGTTGCACGATCCATCCACAGCCAAAGCAGAAGAGCTTCTAAACCTTTTGTTGATGTAAACTGCGCTGCGATTCCCTCAGAACTTTTGGAAAGTGAACTTTTTGGTCACGAGAAAGGAGCTTTTACCGGTGCCATCAAACAGAGGATCGGTAAATTTGAACAGGCGAATGGCGGTACACTTTTTTTAGATGAAATTGGAGATATGAGCCCCGATGCTCAGGCAAAAGTGCTGCGAGCCCTTCAGGAAAATAGGGTTACTCGGGTTGGAGGTTCCGAATCTATTGAAGTGGATGTAAGGGTGATTTCAGCTACAAATAAAGATCTTCGAAGCGAGATTGAGCAGGGAGGCTTCCGGGAGGATTTATACCATCGGTTAAGTGTAATTCCAATTCACATACCACCGCTTCGGGAAAGAAGGGAAGATATCCCCCTGCTGGCGAAAACCTTTCTGGCTCGCTTGGGTGAAGAAGAAATCGTGTTTTCCGGAAAATCATTTACAGACGATGCCATCGAAGTGTTGAAAGAACAGACCTGGTCAGGTAATATTCGTGAGCTTCAAAATGTTATTGAACGATTGGCAATACTTTCGCCCGAAGATGAAATTACAGGTGATGATGTCCGCCGACTGGTGGTAGGGAATCAAAGTTCGAAAAAGGCGGTCTCTGAATTGATAAATGATCTGGAAAAATTCCAGGATTTTAAGGAGGAAGCCGAAAAACTTTTTCTGGTAAAAAAACTTGAGAAATATGGCTGGAATGTATCGGCTACGGCTGAGGCGATTGATATTCGAAGAAGCCACATCTACAATAAGATGAAGAAATATGATATTGAACGTTAA
- the dapF gene encoding diaminopimelate epimerase, translating into MNNNTLPFIKMQGAGNDFVLFDNRSMKIEDEELSKIAPVLCDRKFGIGSDGLIALCYDITKKADLVMVYKNPDGSDAGMCGNGARCFAAYAVTLGSPKQFSFRVHDKIYRANVEQENVTISFPLETEVKEENVGSESVLNVYTNTEHIVCPVQKDLLEDEKQLITDGRYLRYHNHYQPKGTNVNFIAGVDSDELCLQTYERGVENLTLACGTGAISSALAWHHLQQNGDGKYTYKVKVRGGTLMVHFQFNESDKKYSEIKLEGPATFVFEGEYYL; encoded by the coding sequence ATGAACAACAATACACTCCCCTTTATAAAAATGCAGGGTGCAGGAAATGATTTTGTCCTGTTTGACAACCGATCCATGAAAATTGAAGACGAAGAGTTGTCGAAAATTGCTCCTGTGTTATGTGATCGCAAATTTGGAATTGGGAGTGACGGATTGATTGCACTCTGTTACGATATCACCAAAAAAGCAGATCTGGTCATGGTCTATAAAAATCCGGATGGCAGTGACGCCGGAATGTGCGGTAATGGAGCCCGCTGTTTTGCCGCATATGCAGTTACATTAGGTTCACCCAAACAGTTCAGCTTTCGGGTACACGACAAAATCTACAGAGCCAATGTTGAACAAGAGAATGTAACCATTTCTTTTCCGCTCGAAACAGAAGTTAAAGAAGAGAATGTAGGTTCAGAATCTGTTTTAAATGTTTATACAAACACCGAGCATATTGTGTGCCCGGTTCAAAAAGATCTGCTCGAAGATGAAAAGCAGTTGATAACAGACGGACGCTATTTACGTTATCACAATCACTATCAGCCAAAGGGAACCAACGTCAATTTCATTGCCGGTGTAGATTCGGACGAACTCTGTCTGCAAACGTACGAGCGCGGTGTGGAAAACCTTACCCTTGCATGCGGAACCGGAGCGATCTCTTCAGCGCTGGCATGGCATCATCTTCAGCAAAATGGAGATGGTAAATACACATATAAAGTAAAAGTGAGAGGCGGTACCCTGATGGTTCATTTTCAGTTTAATGAATCTGACAAAAAATACAGTGAAATTAAACTTGAAGGACCGGCAACTTTTGTTTTTGAGGGAGAGTACTATCTGTAA
- a CDS encoding PTS sugar transporter subunit IIA: MNIYSLLDKSTILANLDVQSKKELLEKMIQSLSDHVNEKQLREIHTAVFEREEIMSTGVGKSLAIPHGKVKSIDENIASFAKLKTPIDYDSIDGEPVQMVFLLVGPESKHTIHIKLLSRISRLMNSVSFRELLNDCDTPEEIYEAFHQEEQRYFTT; encoded by the coding sequence ATGAACATCTATTCACTACTCGACAAGTCTACAATTCTTGCTAATCTTGATGTGCAGTCAAAAAAAGAACTGCTTGAGAAGATGATTCAGTCTTTGTCGGATCATGTTAATGAGAAACAACTCCGGGAAATACATACGGCTGTATTTGAACGAGAAGAAATTATGTCTACCGGGGTTGGAAAAAGCCTTGCCATTCCACACGGCAAAGTTAAATCAATCGACGAAAATATAGCGAGTTTCGCAAAGCTTAAAACTCCAATAGACTACGACTCCATCGACGGCGAACCGGTGCAAATGGTTTTTTTATTGGTTGGCCCGGAATCGAAACATACCATTCATATTAAACTTTTGAGTAGAATTTCACGATTAATGAATAGTGTCTCTTTTAGAGAATTGCTAAACGATTGTGATACACCGGAAGAGATTTATGAAGCTTTTCATCAAGAAGAGCAACGATATTTTACCACATGA
- the folD gene encoding bifunctional methylenetetrahydrofolate dehydrogenase/methenyltetrahydrofolate cyclohydrolase FolD: MSAKLIDGKKVASELKEQIREDVDNWVNAGNRRPFLKVLQVGNDPASSTYIKAKTRVCKEVGIDTDTTHLPDTVSAKELKNVVTQFNNDDSIDGILVQLPLPSHLSSHDVIESIDHRKDVDGFHPMNVGRLTLDQPTFKSCTPAGIFELFKYYSIPTKGKHAVVVGASNIVGTPMSIMLSRENSSGKATTTICHKFTKDITAHTISADILVVAAGQPNLIKAEMVKEGAVVIDVGINRVADETSDKGYKLAGDCDFESLKDKVSWITPVPGGVGPMTVAMLMKNTLLAAKKSIYPD, encoded by the coding sequence ATGTCTGCAAAACTGATTGATGGGAAAAAAGTTGCCTCAGAACTTAAAGAACAAATTCGCGAAGATGTCGATAATTGGGTAAATGCCGGTAACAGGCGCCCTTTTTTGAAAGTTTTACAGGTTGGAAACGACCCGGCTTCTTCAACATACATAAAAGCAAAAACCCGAGTTTGTAAAGAGGTTGGGATTGATACGGACACCACTCATTTACCGGATACCGTATCGGCCAAAGAGCTGAAAAATGTAGTCACTCAATTTAATAATGACGATTCCATTGATGGAATTTTAGTTCAGCTTCCTTTACCGTCTCATTTGTCATCTCATGATGTGATTGAGAGTATTGATCATAGAAAAGATGTGGATGGATTTCACCCGATGAATGTGGGTCGTTTAACGCTCGATCAGCCAACATTTAAATCGTGTACCCCGGCAGGTATTTTTGAACTTTTCAAGTATTATAGCATCCCCACAAAGGGAAAACATGCTGTAGTGGTGGGGGCGAGTAATATTGTGGGTACACCAATGTCTATAATGCTTTCTCGTGAGAACTCATCCGGTAAGGCAACCACTACCATTTGCCACAAGTTTACGAAAGACATCACAGCACATACAATCTCTGCGGATATTCTGGTAGTAGCCGCCGGTCAACCGAATTTGATCAAGGCTGAAATGGTAAAAGAGGGAGCTGTTGTGATTGATGTTGGAATAAATCGAGTGGCTGATGAAACCAGCGATAAAGGTTATAAATTGGCGGGTGATTGTGATTTTGAGAGCCTCAAAGATAAGGTTAGCTGGATTACACCGGTTCCGGGCGGTGTAGGACCCATGACGGTTGCCATGTTGATGAAAAATACACTACTGGCAGCTAAAAAATCGATCTATCCGGATTGA
- the dacB gene encoding D-alanyl-D-alanine carboxypeptidase/D-alanyl-D-alanine-endopeptidase, whose product MESVRLFKRSLIKALLLSTFLFSGPLISYAQISSEVDFLIDRSRANDAFWSIHVSDSLGNVLEELNGHKLIRPASNLKLITSGAFLDVLGKDYRFTTNLYGRGEVIDNRWVGDLIIEGSGDPSINGEFYDDPLFLFEEWFQVLDSLGIEQIDGSIIAYDGLFDDVPYPQGWEWDDLSYYYAPEISALSFNFNVVDLEVVADGAVGSQPTIRWFPFNTSYVEFLNQQTITPAGTKYNESYRRVLGTNTIVLRSTLPQGYYETEPLSVLSPSTYFIDTFSRYLDRSGIRVRGQLIVESDYYSWSTEGLEVLATHTSEPLHKMVTWMNRESDNLFAEMLTKKVGNHVYNTQGNTEIGLQVIKEFMHETGIDTSVVRLRDASGMAPATLIRASDLNQYLNSIKNKPWFDTMYESLSVGGVNGTLGHRFRNSTVNRNFYGKSGFMSGVRTLSGYLTTGSDQQLTVTIATNNYTTSTGHVDWVHEKILEHLYNNY is encoded by the coding sequence ATGGAATCTGTTCGATTGTTTAAACGATCACTCATCAAGGCACTTCTGCTGAGCACATTTCTTTTCTCAGGGCCTCTGATATCTTATGCACAAATTTCATCTGAGGTCGATTTTTTGATCGACAGGAGTCGTGCAAACGATGCATTCTGGTCTATTCATGTTTCAGACAGCCTCGGTAATGTTTTAGAAGAACTGAATGGCCACAAACTGATTCGACCGGCCTCTAACCTGAAGTTAATTACATCCGGTGCATTTCTGGATGTTCTTGGAAAGGATTACCGATTTACGACAAATCTCTATGGAAGGGGAGAAGTTATAGACAATCGCTGGGTAGGAGACTTAATCATTGAGGGAAGTGGCGATCCTTCCATTAACGGTGAGTTTTACGACGATCCGCTATTTCTTTTTGAAGAGTGGTTTCAGGTACTTGATTCGCTTGGAATTGAACAAATTGATGGCAGTATTATTGCTTACGATGGGCTTTTTGATGACGTACCCTATCCGCAGGGATGGGAGTGGGATGATCTGTCCTATTACTATGCACCCGAAATCAGTGCGCTTTCATTCAACTTCAATGTGGTGGATCTGGAAGTGGTGGCTGATGGGGCTGTTGGCTCTCAACCCACCATTCGCTGGTTTCCTTTCAATACATCGTATGTAGAGTTTTTGAACCAACAAACGATCACACCTGCCGGTACAAAATATAATGAATCGTACCGAAGAGTATTGGGAACCAACACTATTGTGTTGCGAAGTACATTGCCCCAGGGATATTACGAGACGGAGCCGCTTTCTGTACTCTCACCATCAACCTATTTTATTGATACTTTTTCGCGCTATCTGGACAGGAGCGGTATACGGGTTAGAGGGCAATTAATTGTAGAGAGTGATTACTATAGCTGGAGTACAGAAGGCTTGGAAGTACTGGCGACTCACACATCTGAACCGCTTCATAAAATGGTGACCTGGATGAATCGTGAAAGTGATAATCTTTTTGCAGAAATGCTGACGAAAAAAGTTGGGAACCATGTGTATAATACTCAGGGAAACACAGAAATTGGCTTACAGGTGATTAAAGAGTTTATGCACGAAACCGGTATTGATACTTCTGTAGTACGGCTTCGAGATGCTTCCGGTATGGCACCCGCTACCCTGATTCGGGCTTCCGATTTAAATCAGTATCTTAATTCTATTAAAAATAAACCTTGGTTCGATACGATGTACGAATCGCTATCGGTAGGCGGTGTCAATGGAACGTTAGGGCATCGATTCAGGAACAGTACAGTGAATAGAAATTTTTATGGAAAGTCCGGTTTTATGTCGGGTGTAAGAACGTTAAGCGGTTACTTGACAACCGGCTCGGATCAGCAGCTGACGGTAACCATTGCTACAAATAATTACACAACATCTACAGGACATGTAGACTGGGTTCACGAGAAAATTTTAGAACATCTCTACAATAACTACTGA